TCAGTATTCTGCGAAGTTCGAACTTCCGCACCATCCCGGCCGATAACACTGATGCGGCAACCACTCCGTCCCTCTTTTCGATGTTCGGAACGCGCTGCCTCCGCCGTCACCGGCATGCGCATTCTGGACGGGCATTCCTGTTGTCTCTGGGTGCAAACACCGACAGGCGCCACGGAGTCTTAGTCTCAATCCACGATCTCGTACCAGAAGTCCGAAATAACCCCTTTCCGTCGTTCCTTCTCCCTGTACCTCGCGACAACCGCCGTGCCGGAATCCGCATGCTCACTTCCCCTGAGGTCTATTCTCTGCAGCATGGCAGTGTCCGCATCCACCGGCTTCACGTACGCTACGGCATACGGCACCTTGTTGAAAAATTCCGATGTAGCGTACCACGATGTGGTCCCGGCCAATATGGTGCCATTGTCGCTCACCCTCGTCCATTCCGTATCCGCAAGGCACTCCGGACAGCTGGCCCTTGGAGGGAAGTGGACTATGCCGCACCCGGCACATCTTGTGCCGTAAAGCACTGCGTTGTCCTTGAGTTCCCTGAAGAATCTGGACTGCATGCCGTAGCTGTATTTGTAGAACATGACCATCTTGTCCGGAACTTCGAAATATTTTTCACGCTCGAGCACCGAACTGTTTATTTCGAGTCTTTCCGCGATGATGCCGTCTATGACGCTTTCTAGCGGTTCCGATTTCAGCTCCCTGCTGGCGGTCTCCTTCGCCTTCTCGGTCGAGCTTTTCATCTCACTCCCCTCCAAGGACTGCAACGGAGCAGTACGATGAGCCCGGGCCGCCGATGGACTGGGCGAGTCCCACACCGTTCCTCATCTCCACCTGCCTCCTCTCCGCCCGCTGCCTGATCTGGCAGACAATCTCACCAATCTGCATGACACCAGTGGCGCCGACGGCATGTCCCGCGCCCAGCAGACCGCCTGACGGCGATACGGGGAGCGCACCGCCGGCAAAGGGTATGCCGTCCTCGATGAATTTCCCGCCCTTTCCCCTCTCAGCGAAACCCATCGCCTCGTATCCCTGTATTTCGGTGAAGGTGAAGGCGTCGTGCAGTTCCGCGACATCTATCTCCTTTGCAGGATTTGCGATGCCGGCCATCCTGTACGCCTGGGCCGCGGCCTCATAATGGTTCCTGAGATCTGCGATGTCGCCGTACTTTCCCATTCTGTCCCCTGCCGATCGCGATCCTGTGAATGACTTGTCGTTCGACGAACCTATGCCCATTACCCATACAGGATCCTTCGCACCAGTCTCCGCAACCTTACGCTCGCTCATCAGCACAAGCGCGTAGGCGCCTTCGGTGTAAAGTGAACAGTCGAGCATCTTGAACGGGTATGATATCATTCTTGACGACATCACGTCTNNNNNNNNNNNNNNNNNNNNNNNNNNNNNNNNNNNNNNNNNNNNNNNNNNNNNNNNNNNNNNNNNNNNNNNNNNNNNNNNNNNNNNNNNNNNNNNNNNNNGTTATCTTCTTCGGGCTCTGCGCAAACGGATTATTCATCGCATTCCCGTGGTTTTTCACGCTAACAAGTGCTGCCTGCTCCTCCGTCGTCCCGTATTTCTTCATGTGCGCGGCGGCGAGTATTGCATAGGAGGATGCGGCAGACGCGCCGAGAGGGAACTCCCACGTCATGTCCGCGCTGTATGCGATCGATTTTATGACTTCCGGCGTCGTCTTGCCCTGTGCCCAGTCATAACAGTCCTGCGCTTTTTCAACACCGATAAGCAGCGTCGTGTCCGCCAGGCCGGATGCTATCTCCGCATATGCCGATCGGAACGCGTAACCTCCCGTCGCTCCTCCGGTCGTAATCCTCAGGCCGGGTTTACCGTACATGCCTATGTAATCATGCACGTAGGTGTCGGGCATTATCTGCCTCTCGAAAAGGTCGTTGTATATTCCGTAGACCACTGAATCTATGTCTCCGACACCCGTGCCTGCGTCCTTCATCGCGCTGACCGCCGCATCGAACGCAAGTTCGTAGTAGGTCTTGCCTGGAAATCTTGCCTCAAACTTTGTCTGGCCGATGCCCACTACCGCAACCCTCCCCCGCTCAGCCTTCATCGCACCGTATGATTTCACGCCAATCCCTCTTTCCGTTCTCCGTCCGCCGTGCGCTCCAGATGCACCGTCCTGAACTCCATCACAACTTCCTCCCGCTGATTCAGCGTCCGCGCATCCGTCGTCACTTGTACCGTTCCCGGTCGCGACTCCTTTCTTGCGCTGCTGTAAAACACCGTAAGCGTGTCTCCTATCTTCACGGGCGCGATGAACCTGACGAAGTCTATGGACTTCAGCGCTTTGAACAGATCGGCATTGACGGCACCGCACCTGATCATGAGTCCGAGCGAGACGGAGAGCGTCAGGTAACCGTGCGCGACCCTCTCTCCGAACATGCTCTTTTCTGCGGCCACCCTGTCCGTGTGGAGATAGGTCCAGTCGCCCGTAAAATATGAAAACATGACCACGTCCGTTTCGGTGATTGTCCTTCCTTCCGTCTTTATGTCCGGTGACGTCATGCCTCACTGTTCCCCTTTGAGGTACATGTCTTTGTATTTCTCGCGAAGCTCCTTCTTCAGGATCTTTCCGCTGGCATTGTGCGGAAGCGTGTCCACTACTATGACGCGTTTGGGCACCTTGTATCCTGCCATACTCTGTCTGAGCTGTTCCAGTATTTCCGATGCCACCGGTGTCTGATCCTTCTTCGGCGTGACGAACGCAGTTACCGCTTCCAGCCAGTACGGGTGCGGAAGGCCCACCACTGAAGCTTCGGCAACAGATTTGTTGTGCAGTATCTCTCTCTCCACCTCGACGGAGGAAACATTCTCTCCCCCTGTCCTGATAATGTCCTTCTTTCTGTCTACGAAGTAAAGGAAGCCCTCGCTGTCCTTCGTGGCCAGATCGCCGGTATGGACCCAGCCTTCGACGAACGTCTTTCTCGTGCTCTCCTCATTGTTGAAATATCCTTTTGCCACGGTCGGACCCCTCATCAGTATCTCGCCCGTCTCTCCGGCCGCCGCCTCTTTGCCGTCGTCCCCGACGATCCTGACCGAGATATTGATGTGCTGTCTGCCGATGGACTCCTTTCTCGCATTGAAATCCTCCGGCCGCAGCGTTGTGCCCATTGGCGTCGTCTCGGTCATGCCGTAATAATTTCTCCACCGCACGCCCGGAAAAATCTTCGACACTGCGTCGAACTGTGATGCGCTTATGAATGCGCCGAAACTTATGCAATTTCTGACAGTACTGAGAGGCTCCCTGAGAAACTGAGAGAGACCGATATAGAGTGTCGGCGGGAAGATCAGATATGTGACGCCGTGTCTCTTTATCAGTTCGACTATTTCTGATGGATTGGGCATCTTTTCCAGTACTATTGTTGCGCCGACATTCATGAAACCGAGAAACGTGTAGAGGCCGGCGACATGGTACACAGGTATGCTCAGCAGGAATGTGTCGCTGTGCCCCCATTCAAGATCGTGTACGGAGCTCAGCAGTGCCGCGTACCAGTTCAGGTGAGTGTTCATCACACCTTTGGGTTTCGCCTCGGTGCCTGACGTATAGAGTATGGTCGCCAGGTCATCCGCCGCTGTTTCGCAGAGGTAATCGTACCTTCCTTCTATCCTGATGTTGTCAAATTCAAGCAGCTCCGTTCCGATGTTGTCTAGATGCACGTCGGAGAAAAGCAGTGCCGGCCTGGAATCGCCAATCAGTGCCCTGATGTCGTCCGGCTTCAGGTTGAAATTGTATGGTGAATATACAGCTCCCAGGCGGCATGCGGCCATCCAAAGCTCAAGCATCTCCGGGCGGTTCTTTGAAAAAACGGCGATGATGTCGCCCTGTTTGATCCCCTTGCTCTTCAGATATGAACTCCAGCCGAGCACTTTTTCTCTGAAGTCAGCGTAGTTTATTTCCGCGCCGTCAAAAATTATGAATGTCTTGTCGGGCCACATTTCCGCAGAGCGATCGAGCACTTCAGCGACATTCAGCATAAAATTACTGTATGTGCAATGCGATGTGGGCATAATAATATTGTCAGCCGGCGCTTGCCCACCGGTCAATATTCCCGCGCAATTGTCATCCTGCACATTGCACCGCCGAATGCAAACGCCTCTGGCTGCAGCACCTTTTGGCCTTCCCGAACCCGGACAATGCACACAGGGTCGGACGGGCCAAACATTATAAGTTTCATCACCGCTCTTTCAGTACCCTGCGTTCCACGACGGCACATGTACTCGCGTGAGCAATTCAGGCACAGGGCAGGGGAAAATCCACAGAAAAGACAATGGGCCGCCCCGCAGTTCAGCAGGAGGAGAGGAAGTTACAGTGGTCACCGATAACACATCGGAAATTGATGGACTGAACCGGAAGAGCCATCAATTGCGCTTAACATCAGAAACTGGACCGGATCTGAGCTCAATCGAGTTGCACAATGTTGATTGCATCAGGGGCATGGATATGGTGGGCGACGGCACGATTGATGTTGTCGTCACATCGCCGCCCTACAACATCGGAACGCCCTACGGCAATTACGATGACACTGTGCCGCGCGCCGAGTACATTGCGTGGCTGGAATCAGTTGCGCTGAAGTTAAAGGAGAAAATGGCAGAGTCCGGCTCATTCTTCCTGAACATCGGTTCTTCTCCATCGAATCCATGGGGCCCGTTCGAAGTCGTGCTGATGCTGGGGAAACACTTCCACCTTCAGAATGTCATACACTGGATAAAGTCGATATATGTGGTCAATGAAAGCTATGGCACGAAGACTGAGATAAACGTCGGGCACTTCAAACCCATCAAGAGCGATCGTTTTCTCAACGATGCCCATGAATACATTTTTCATCTGACCAAATCCAACATGGTGAAGATAGACAGGCTGGCCATCGGTGTGCCTTACAAGGATGACAGCAACATCGAACGATGGAATCGCGAGGGCAGGAATCTGCGTTGCAGGGGCAATACATGGTATGTGCCTTACAAGACTATCAACTCCAGAGAGAACGACAGACCGCATCCGGCAAGTTTTCCTCCTGAAATAGCGGAGATGTGCATAAGGCTGCACGGCCTTTCGAGAACCAAAAGGGTTATGGATCCTTTTATGGGCATAGGCAATACGGCGATAGCGTGCAAAAGGCTCGGCGTGCCGTGCGTGGGTTTCGAAATAGACTCCGAATATTATGCCGCCAGTCTGCGATTCCTTGCGGAACTCTGAAGACTATCGTTTTCACGCAGTTCGTTCCAGTGTCGCCATAACTGCGTAAGACTTCCGATTGCCGAAGCGTAATGACGGCTGTTTATTTGGATCAGGCGCGTGATACGTTGACCAATTTTATGCGCTATATATCATACTTGTCTGGTTCTTCTCTGCTCATGAACTATTTCCGATACTTTCCTGACCAGTGCCGGAGTACTCTTTCCCCAGCCCCAAAGATTTCTACCCATTGCTATGCCTGCCGCATTCTCTTTTACGGCACGACTGATGTAGTCAATAACATCTGCCTGATCTGCCATTTTCGGTCCGCCAGCAATTATTACAGGTCTGGCCGTTCTTGAGAGCTGTTCTTTCATTCCCTCGAAGTAGAATGTTTTGATAACGTCTGTTCCAAGTTCCAGTCCAAGCCTGATACAGTGCGATATTATCTTCGGGTCCTTCTTCTCTTCATTCGGGTAAATGTGGCTGATTAGCGGCACGTCGAACCTGCTGCACATCCTGATTATGCTGCTCAGCTCACCAAGTCTTTCATGCTCATGACTGGTGCCGAGGTACATCTCGTACGACAATGCCGCGGGGTCATATGACATTGCCTGCTCCACATCAGAAAGCATAACCAGATTATACGGATCCGGAGAATAGGATGTAATGCCGTTCAACTTGAATACGAGTTCAAATCTGTTGAGGAGTGTACTGTCTATTGTGTCGACTATTCCCTTATTCAAAATAACCGCATCGACAAGGCCTACGGCCTTCTTCAGATGTCCCTCAATGCCTTCGCTTCCAAACACGTCGCCATATGGAACGCCATGATCCATGGCCATTATCAGTATTCTTTCTCTTTCGCCGAACAACCGTGATAATCTGTGAAATTTGCCGTAAGACACCGTGTTCACTTCCGATTTGGATCGATGAACTTGCGTGTATTAAATTTAACCGAGTCGGAGTCGGTCAAGTGCTCATGCAAACGTTTAAACCGTGCTAATCTTTATCTGGTTGGAAATCGGGGGTTCATTCAGTGAAAGAAAACGAAAATCTTCACAAGAATAAAGTCGGACTCTGGGCAATGGTATTTCTCACTGTTGCGGCCATTTATCCGATGGCCATGGCAGTCTCGAACGCGGCCGCTGCCGTTACATTCGGAGGGTTTGCCGCTCCTCTTATTCCGATATTTGGTGCCGTACTCATTTTGCTTGCAACAATACCTGTGCTCGAATACAGCAGGATTGCATCATTTGCGGGCGGTTATTACGGTCTTGCTGAGATGGGTTTCGGCCGTGCCGTCGGCAAATTCGTTGGCATGCAGAATCTGCTATATTTCATCTCGTTCGATGTATTGACATCCACCGCATTTGCTTACGTGGTATATTCATCTCTGACTTATGTCAGTTCAATAATTTTACCCGTATGGGCATTTATTGCAATATCCATTATTTTCATGTTCGGAATGTTTCTGGTAACGGTGCTGGACCTTTCTATTTCGGCAAAAGCCGTTATTATATCAGGCATCGCCCAGGTAGTGATACTTGTCATTTATTCGGCTGTCGTCATAGTGAAATCTCCTTACAACAGCATTTCCGCTTTTAACCCGGCGGTGGCTCCGGGCGGTCTCAGCGGACTGTTTCTTGGCGTGATACTCGCCGGTTTTCTTTTCTATACTGGATATGGCGTTCCCCTCTTTTTTGCAGAAGAGGGAAAAGCGCCGTTTAAAGACGTCTGGAAAGCCATAGTTATCGGCGTGATAATTCCAACAGTGGTTGGCGTTCTAGCAATTTATTCCGAGGTCGTCGCATTCGGCCTGAACAATGCCTCAAAACTTTCGAGCGAACTGAGCCCCGGACTTGCAGCATACCTGCCTTATCTCGGATTGCCGGCCGCGATGCTATTCATTGTGGTCGCACTGGTTGGCCAGGGATTCGGAGGTTTCGTCCCGGGCATGACTACTGCGAGGCTGATATATTCCATGGGCAGAGACGGCTTCTTCAAGTCCAAACGTATCACCAAACTCTCATCCAGGGGTATACCTGTAAACGCAGCAATGGTCAATCTGGTCCTGGGTATAGTAGCAACAGTGATTGATGAGGCGCTGATGATAAGCCTGTATGGTCTGAGCCAGGGTGCGTTTGATGCGCTGTTTCTGTCGGGCAGCATGGCAGTCGCATTCTGGTTCGTGCATCACATAATACCGGATGTCAGCCTTGCCTTCTATCTCAAAAAGAAGGGAATCAGCATACTCAAGCTGCGCAGTTTTCTGACATCGGTGGTTGCGCCTGCCGGTGCAGTAATACTGTTCGTTTATTCGTTCTACGAGGGTTACAAATCGCTGACCGAACCTTACTTCGGCGGACTGATATTCGTACTGCTGTCAATGCTGGTAAGCGCCATTTATGTCTATGTGAAACACAGGAACCATTCGCTTGGGGAATCATATGTCGAAAGGACGGTCTCTACCGAGATGCTCAAGGAGGAATTTATAGACTGAACGTCGGTTGCTGTCCTGGCCGACTGAGAATCAGCGAAAATTTATTGCTGGTACCGAAGTGCTATCTCTATGAAAGCATCAGTTTATTATGGCAAGGATAGCCTGGTTGCTGAAGATCGCCCGATGCCAACTATGACCTCCGGCGAGGCGATTCTGGAGGTCATGTCTGTGGGCGTATGCCCCACAGATGTCAAGGCATTTTTTCTTGGTTCTTCGTCAATCAAGCCACCCATTATACTGGGCCATGAAGTTTCCGGAGTGATTCGCGATTCCAGTGCTCATCAGCTGAAAGCGGGTCAGCGTGTCAACGTTGCTGCCGACAGTCCATGTCTGGTGTGTGTGACCTGCAAGAAAGGCTTTCAGAACCTCTGTCCCAATATGACGAGCCTTGGAGTGAATATCGACGGCGGATATTCACAGTTTATGAAAATCCCGAAGGATTTTATCGATAAGGGTCTGGTTTACAGCATAAACGACGATATCGGTTTCGATGAAGGTGCGCTGATGGAGCCGGTTGCCGTCAGTGTTCATTGCCTGAACCTTGTCCATTATGACCACATTGAAAATGCAGTCGTGATAGGCGACGGGCCCAACGCGCTGATACATCTTCAGCTGCTTAAACGAGTGAAAAAGGTAGGCAATGTGATTGTAATCGGACTCTCGGCTGAAAGACTCCGGATGGCTTCGTCCTTCGGCGCTGATATGACAATCAACCCGAGCAACGGCCAATCAGCGATAGAACGGCTCAGGGAGACTGGTGTAGACCTCATCGACATCACTATCGGAAACATGGATGCCATGAGTGAAGCAAAGAAAATCATGGGAAAGGGTACCAGTCTCCTTGTTTTCGGCGGCTCCATACACGACTCTGCCCTTCCAATAACAATGAACGAGGTACATTACAACCAGTTTGCACTGACAGGCTCCTCCGGTACGAGCACAGGCAATTATGCTCTCGCCGCCAATATCGTAAACTCCGGAATAATAGACCTTAAGGGTCTGATAACCAGGAAGTTTACTCTTACCGAAATTCATGAAGCAATGGCGTATTCGAAGGAGCTGAAGGGATTGAAATGCGTGGTGAATCCGTCATCCTCCTGATTGCTCCGTACGGCACAGTCTGCTGCATGTTTTCAGTCTCGTAACATCTATGAAGTAGTGGGGCTTCATTTCAGGCAACTGATACGGTCATCACGCTGTTGCATTTATATGAATTCAGGTCATCTCGTCGGTGGAATTGATATTGGTTCATCCTCTATGAAATGGACCATTTACGACTACAGGGAAAGACAGGTTGTGGATGCCGGAAAGAATCGGTATCCGGATGATTTTGTCAGGCCGGATACTGTAGACGTGAACGGCATTTTCACAATGTTCAAGGAACAGTTCCACCGCATGGCAGGCGAAAACGTTTCTGCGGTTGGACTCTCCTGCATGGCTCCAATCATGATTGCCGTAGACTCCAACTTCGAATCCCTGTTGAGCATCCCTTACAACTCTCTCGCCGGTTCAGAACTGTTCGGTGAAGTCGGTTCATTCGATTTCAAAAAACACACGCTGAACCCGCTCAACGTGCAGATGTTCCCCCAAAAGATACTCTGGTGCAGGAATCACATGCAGGATAAAATGAGGGAGGCCGCTCACTTCGTCGATCTTAATGGTTTTCTCTTTAACAAGATGTTGAGGAACAAAGGTGGAGAGCCGTTACAGGACATCGCCACTGCCGCCGAATGGGGACTCGTTGACGTCCCTTCAGGAGCCTGGTGGGGCAGTCTCGTCGAACATCTGGGCATCCGGGACAAGCTGCCGAAACTCGTCCAGCCTGAATACTCGAGGAAAGTCGACGGAGTAAGTCTCTGCATCGGTACCGTTGACACAATGGTTTCAGCTCTCGGCTCAATCGGCACTGCCGAAAATCACATTTTCGCATCAAACGGTTCGACTCTGTGTGCCGGTTTCGTTTCCCGCAGACCCGTGGTTACCGACAGGCTGTATTGTGATCTTTATTTCTCCGGCAGGTACCTCATAAACGGTTGCAATTCACAATACTACACTCTTCTTGAATTTGCAAAGCGTGTTTTCGATATGGACATAGACGTTGATGAGATTGGGTCCTCTCCAACAGGCTTGATTTTCATCCCCTATCTTCAGGGGGAGAGATGCCCGATCTTTGATACGGATATTCGTGGAGGGTTTTACGGCTTCGGCCCGACCACCACCAGAGCGGACATGGCCACTTCAATTGTGCATGCGCTGGCATATCTTTCAGCCGATATGTTTAACAATCTCATCGAAATCGCGGATGGTGCCATAGATGAAGTAGTCGCCGGCGGCGGTCTGACAAAGAAACTGATAGGCTCCATAGCCTCAACGATTTCTGGTGTGAATTATCGTATAAGCAATTATGACACAGGCACACTGGGAGCGGCGATCATAGCACTGAAGTCAACGGGCGCCATTGCAGACTACCTGGCCGATGCAAGTGCATTCATTCATGATGCCGGCACTGTCCTGCCTGCCTCTCCATCGTTGAATGCGCACATTGGAAATTACAGGAAATTCCTCGAGATACGCGAGAGGCTCAAAGGCATCAAACCGCCTCGATGATGACCGATCCGCTGTCTGCTCTTTTCGATCAAACATCGCCCAAGACCTGGTAATACCAGCTTTTTCTCTGCTTTCCGGTGGTGTCGAAGTATACATGCTTGACATATGTGAATTCTTCGAGGGAATAAGAGGATAGAGACGCACCATGTCCGCTCCGTTTGTAACCCGCCCACGGCATCTCAGAAGGCACAACGATGTGCTCATTTATCCACACTGTGCCAAATCGCAAATCTCTGGTTGCTCTCACCGCCCTGGTGACATCTCTGGTCCAGACGGATGAACCCAGACCGTAAGTCACGTCGTTGCTGCGTTGAATCACATCATTATACTCATTGAACGGCAGCACTGTGAAAACCGGCCCGAAAATCTCCTCTTTGACTATGGCTGATTCTTCATTTTCAGTGCTTATTACTGCAGGCCTGAGGAAAAAGCCGCCTTCCAGCCCGGATATGGTGGGCTCATCTCCTCCGCACTTCAGTTCGCCGCCCTCCTCAACACCCTTTCTTATGTAGCCTTCAACTCTTTTTCTGTGTGCGCCTGATATCAGCGGTCCCATGTCTGTTACGGGATTCGCTGGATGGCCTATTCTGACCTGTTTGAGCCTGCTGACAAGCAGTTCCTCGAACTTTGAAATCAGACTTTCATGCACATAATATCTGGTCGAGTTGGCGCAGTCTTGTCCATTGTTGACAAGTCCTCCGACCAGTGCGCCTTCAACTGCTGCATTGAGATCTGCGTCTTCAAAGACTATGAATGGTGCTTTGCCGCCCAGCTCGAGAGATACCTTTTTGAGATTCACGGAGGCAAGGCTCGAAATGTCTCTTCCGACTTCCTCGCTGCCTGTGAATGCGATCATGTCAATTTTTTTGCTCGATGCAAGACCATGCCCAATCTCTCCCCCCGGTCCTGTTATTATATTGACTGCTCCGTCCGGAATCCCGACCTTCTGCATTACTCTTCCGAGTTGCAGGGTTGTCAACGGCGTATAGCTCGCCGGTTTGATTACAACGGTGTTTCCCACAGCCAGTGCCGGAATGGCCCTCCATGCAACCATCATGAGCGGATAATTCCAGGGAGTTATTACTCCGACAACCCCTATTGGCTCGCGCCGTACCGCGCTCGTGCCGTCCTCTGTATATTCACCCATTGCCTTGCCCTGAATATCCCGGGAAGCACCAGCGAGGAATCTGATGTTATCAATCAGATACGGCAAATCATAGTTTGCCGTTTGTTTCATCGATTTGCCTGCATTCCGCGATTCCAGCGCCGAAAAATAATCCCTGTTCTCCTCTATGGCGTCCGCTAATCGCAGAAGTATGAGAGATCGTTCCGCGGGTGTTTTGCCCGACCACACACCGCGGTCGAATGCTGTCTTTGCAGCATCGATTGCTTCGCCAAGATCATCCATTGTGGCATGAGGCACCTTCGCCATGACAGCGCCGCTTGCCGGCTCAATGACATCCATGACTTTTTCATCCGACGATGGCCTCCACTTGCCATCTATGAAGTTTAATTCTGTCTTGAGTTTCTGTTCCATTCTCCGGCCCCGTTAAACTGAAACATCTGCGATCTAATAACGGTGACGATTGCGGGCTGAAGACTTTTCAATATTTCCTGTTCCGGAGAGAATGCCATCGGGTGCGCGTGTGCGCGATCTATTTCAGTAACATTGTCTTCACTGAGACTTAAGAGATGTTTCAATGGGGAAGAGAGTACTCATTACGGGCATATCAGGATTCGTCGGACCGCACCTCGCCAAATCGTACCTCGACAGCGGAGACGAGGTTTACGGCCTGGTAAGGAGGCGTGCTGATGGCGATGTGAACAGAGGTCTGCAGGAACTGGGCATCCAGAATGAGGTGAAGAAGATTGAAGGCAACGTCGAGGACCTTACTTCATTGCTTATGGCTTTCGACACGGCACGTCCGGACATCTTGTTCCATCTTGCGGCGCAGAGTTTTGTGCACAGATCTTTCATCAATCCGCTCGAGGTTGTGAATTCCAATGCTGTTGGTACGGCAAACGTCCTTGAGGCTATGAGACTCAAGTCAGGCAATTCCACAAAGCTTGTATTCGCCGGCTCGAGTGAAGAGTACGGTTTTGTTGCAACTTCAAGGAAACAGGTTGAAAGGTTTGAAAAAAACAGCGGCAGAATCTTTCCGCCCGTAGTTAAGTATCCTGAAGTGCCCATTGCGGAAACCAACCCGCTGAGGCCCATTTCGCCATATGCTGTTACGAAGGTGTTCGGCGAATACCTTTCCATAGAGTACGCACAGAGCTACGGACTGAAAAACGTCGTTTCAAGGGGTTTCAATCACGAGGGTGCGAGGAGGGGGTCGTATTTCGTCACTGCATCGATAGCCAGACAGGTCTCCGCCATAATGAGGGGGGAGGCAGGCGGCATCTCAATCGGCAATGTGGAAGCGTTCAGGGACTGGACGCACATTGACGACATGGTCAGGGGTTACAGACTCCTTGCGGAAAAGGGCGAAAAGGGGCAGGCATACAACATTGGCTCTGAAAGGACAAATTCAGTTGCCGCATACATACTCATGTGCTTCGATGTCGCAGGCATGAATGTCCGCGCAATCGAAACGCTGAAGGGCGGCAGGAAACTGAAGGATCCTACTGCTGAAACGAAGATATCGCTGTTCGGCAAGAAGTGGAAAGGCACCGAGATCGACAGGCTGCTCCTCGAAGAAGCATTCAGTTTCAGCCTGAAAGACGGCGGCTTCAGGGTGATGACGGATAC
Above is a window of Candidatus Sysuiplasma acidicola DNA encoding:
- a CDS encoding AMP-binding protein, encoding MPTSHCTYSNFMLNVAEVLDRSAEMWPDKTFIIFDGAEINYADFREKVLGWSSYLKSKGIKQGDIIAVFSKNRPEMLELWMAACRLGAVYSPYNFNLKPDDIRALIGDSRPALLFSDVHLDNIGTELLEFDNIRIEGRYDYLCETAADDLATILYTSGTEAKPKGVMNTHLNWYAALLSSVHDLEWGHSDTFLLSIPVYHVAGLYTFLGFMNVGATIVLEKMPNPSEIVELIKRHGVTYLIFPPTLYIGLSQFLREPLSTVRNCISFGAFISASQFDAVSKIFPGVRWRNYYGMTETTPMGTTLRPEDFNARKESIGRQHINISVRIVGDDGKEAAAGETGEILMRGPTVAKGYFNNEESTRKTFVEGWVHTGDLATKDSEGFLYFVDRKKDIIRTGGENVSSVEVEREILHNKSVAEASVVGLPHPYWLEAVTAFVTPKKDQTPVASEILEQLRQSMAGYKVPKRVIVVDTLPHNASGKILKKELREKYKDMYLKGEQ
- a CDS encoding dehydratase yields the protein MTSPDIKTEGRTITETDVVMFSYFTGDWTYLHTDRVAAEKSMFGERVAHGYLTLSVSLGLMIRCGAVNADLFKALKSIDFVRFIAPVKIGDTLTVFYSSARKESRPGTVQVTTDARTLNQREEVVMEFRTVHLERTADGERKEGLA
- a CDS encoding thiolase family protein encodes the protein DVMSSRMISYPFKMLDCSLYTEGAYALVLMSERKVAETGAKDPVWVMGIGSSNDKSFTGSRSAGDRMGKYGDIADLRNHYEAAAQAYRMAGIANPAKEIDVAELHDAFTFTEIQGYEAMGFAERGKGGKFIEDGIPFAGGALPVSPSGGLLGAGHAVGATGVMQIGEIVCQIRQRAERRQVEMRNGVGLAQSIGGPGSSYCSVAVLGGE
- a CDS encoding alcohol dehydrogenase catalytic domain-containing protein, whose translation is MKASVYYGKDSLVAEDRPMPTMTSGEAILEVMSVGVCPTDVKAFFLGSSSIKPPIILGHEVSGVIRDSSAHQLKAGQRVNVAADSPCLVCVTCKKGFQNLCPNMTSLGVNIDGGYSQFMKIPKDFIDKGLVYSINDDIGFDEGALMEPVAVSVHCLNLVHYDHIENAVVIGDGPNALIHLQLLKRVKKVGNVIVIGLSAERLRMASSFGADMTINPSNGQSAIERLRETGVDLIDITIGNMDAMSEAKKIMGKGTSLLVFGGSIHDSALPITMNEVHYNQFALTGSSGTSTGNYALAANIVNSGIIDLKGLITRKFTLTEIHEAMAYSKELKGLKCVVNPSSS
- a CDS encoding Zn-ribbon domain-containing OB-fold protein, with protein sequence MKSSTEKAKETASRELKSEPLESVIDGIIAERLEINSSVLEREKYFEVPDKMVMFYKYSYGMQSRFFRELKDNAVLYGTRCAGCGIVHFPPRASCPECLADTEWTRVSDNGTILAGTTSWYATSEFFNKVPYAVAYVKPVDADTAMLQRIDLRGSEHADSGTAVVARYREKERRKGVISDFWYEIVD
- a CDS encoding site-specific DNA-methyltransferase, with the protein product MDMVGDGTIDVVVTSPPYNIGTPYGNYDDTVPRAEYIAWLESVALKLKEKMAESGSFFLNIGSSPSNPWGPFEVVLMLGKHFHLQNVIHWIKSIYVVNESYGTKTEINVGHFKPIKSDRFLNDAHEYIFHLTKSNMVKIDRLAIGVPYKDDSNIERWNREGRNLRCRGNTWYVPYKTINSRENDRPHPASFPPEIAEMCIRLHGLSRTKRVMDPFMGIGNTAIACKRLGVPCVGFEIDSEYYAASLRFLAEL
- a CDS encoding APC family permease — protein: MKENENLHKNKVGLWAMVFLTVAAIYPMAMAVSNAAAAVTFGGFAAPLIPIFGAVLILLATIPVLEYSRIASFAGGYYGLAEMGFGRAVGKFVGMQNLLYFISFDVLTSTAFAYVVYSSLTYVSSIILPVWAFIAISIIFMFGMFLVTVLDLSISAKAVIISGIAQVVILVIYSAVVIVKSPYNSISAFNPAVAPGGLSGLFLGVILAGFLFYTGYGVPLFFAEEGKAPFKDVWKAIVIGVIIPTVVGVLAIYSEVVAFGLNNASKLSSELSPGLAAYLPYLGLPAAMLFIVVALVGQGFGGFVPGMTTARLIYSMGRDGFFKSKRITKLSSRGIPVNAAMVNLVLGIVATVIDEALMISLYGLSQGAFDALFLSGSMAVAFWFVHHIIPDVSLAFYLKKKGISILKLRSFLTSVVAPAGAVILFVYSFYEGYKSLTEPYFGGLIFVLLSMLVSAIYVYVKHRNHSLGESYVERTVSTEMLKEEFID